From Rutidosis leptorrhynchoides isolate AG116_Rl617_1_P2 chromosome 3, CSIRO_AGI_Rlap_v1, whole genome shotgun sequence, a single genomic window includes:
- the LOC139897544 gene encoding putative vesicle-associated membrane protein 726, which produces MPSQGSLIYSFVARGNVILAEYTEFTGNFQSVAAQCLQKLPTNNNRFTYNCDGHTFNYLIEQGYTYCVVAVESAGRELPIAFLERVKDEFYNKYGTGKGKTATSKSLNKEFGSKMKDQMRYCVSHPEEISKIAKVKAQVSEVKGVMMENIEKVLDRGEKIELLVDKTDNLRNQAQDFKKQGTKMKRKMWIQNMKVKLIVFGIIVALILIIVLSICPGFKCF; this is translated from the exons ATGCCTTCACAAGGTTCTTTGATCTACAGTTTTGTTGCTAGGGGCAATGTTATTCTTGCTGAGTATACAGAGTTTACAGGAAACTTTCAAAGCGTCGCCGCCCAATGTCTTCAAAAACTTCCCACAAACAATAATCGGTTCACGTATAATTGTGATGGACACACCTTTAATTACCTCATTGAGCAAGGATACA CATATTGCGTTGTTGCGGTTGAATCTGCGGGAAGAGAACTTCCGATTGCCTTTTTGGAGCGTGTTAAGGACGAGTTTTATAACAAATATGGCACAGGGAAAGGCAAAACTGCTACTTCAAAAAGTCTGAACAAAGAATTTGG ATCCAAAATGAAAGATCAGATGCGCTACTGTGTCTCGCATCCTGAAGAGATCAGCAAAATAGCTAAGGTTAAGGCTCAAGTTTCTGAAGTCAAGGGAGTTATGATGGAGAACATTGAGAAG GTCCTTGATCGCGGAGAGAAGATTGAACTACTAGTTGATAAAACTGACAATCTTCGCAATCAG GCACAAGATTTCAAGAAACAAGGAACGAAAATGAAGAGGAAAATGTGGATTCAGAATATGAAGGTGAAACTAATAGTTTTTGGCATCATTGTAGCCTTAATACTAATCATTGTTCTCTCAATCTGCCCTGGCTTCAAATGCTTTTGA